TTGACGCGACGCGAATGATAACTGAAGTTTCGAAAGAAGTGAAGCCCCCATTGTGAACGACCCGTTTTCAACGCCTGGGTTTGATCATAAACGTAGACCCATTGTGGAAATATCGCTTGAAGATATTTTATCAGATGTGCGGCGAGGGCATCGGGGTCCCAGCTCCCTCGCGACAGGAACTTTGGAAAAGACCCATACCGCGTCTGGGAACCACTCGCTTGGTAAAGTTGCGTCAAGGTGCCTGAACCTGTGTGGGTAATAAACCCATAGATGAACGCTTGGAAAAGCGCAAAGTTTTGGGAGTTGAACATAAACCGAAACTCTGATAGAATACCTTCTAAGTGGAGAAGCAGGTGCATTGTTTCTTTCCTTTCAAAACAAGCGTTATGTTTATGAAAGGATACCTGCTTTTCTGCTTTTCTGCATCTTAATTCTTAAAATTGTCCAAACTTTAGTTGGTTTAGAGGATGTCCCGAATTTCCGATGGCAGTACATTTACAATCGCTTAGGCATCTGCCCCTTGACAGCTTAACAAACCAACATTTGTAGTAGTGCAATCCATCGCACGCTCCTGTAGGAACGATCTCCGAATCGCGACAGCCAAAGCCAACAAGAACGAATCCTTTTTATTGAGCTCACATTGTAAAAGTCTCTTGCTCCGCCTGTCTTTTTTTCGCTTCTTCTTCCGATACTTTATCTATATCATGGAATAGGCGAAGAACCCTAATCTCTTGCCGTTCCCGCACTCCTGATTTACTTACTTCCTCAATTAGTTTACTGATTTTCTCACGTAATTGATAGAGATCTACGCGATTAGAATCTGCTTCACCACTTCCTTCCAAAATAAATATAATTCTCTCCCTCCATCTTCCATCGAAATAATTTATAATCAACTCTATGACTCTTTCTTTCTCAGCAGTTGCTGTAATCCAGTCTCCTCTTGCAATTCTCATGAGTTCTTCATCTAAGTATTTTTCGATTTCTCCTTGCTTCAATTCTTCAGGCTTGTGTTGCGAATAAAATCCTCTGAAGCGAATATGGGGTGCCCCTTCACGATACAAATATAAGTGAACTCCAACAGCAATGCGTTTGTCCATGGAATTGCGACAAATCACCTTCAGGACATAGGGAGTTCCGTCGCCCACATAGTATTTGAAATTGGGCACCAGAAATTCAATCCGCACGCGTGCCCCATATGTGGAGATTTCCAAATTTGCCTCAAGGGAATCTGGGTCAGTAATCGGTGTTACATGAACAATACCCTCTATCTCTCTTTTGCTGAATGCCTTCAATGTCTCCAATACCCGGTCAAGCAAATCATAATGCTGAACAAGGTCATAGCCGAGTAGAACGTTTTTAGGTGTAAAGTTCTCCCATACAACACCCTCATGCCGCTTTCGGACGACCTGAATCGGTATACGCACTCCCTTCACAGGATCAACTTCTTCGCCAATATCAACACTACCGTAAGGCTCCCGGACAATGACAGATTTGTATTTATTTATTCCCGGGCCCATGCGAAAATCATGAATCGTGAAGGTCGGAATTAACTGACGCAGTTCACCAATAGATCCTGACCAAATTTCCCATTCCCGTCCGTCCCATTTTTTTTTGCTTATCTGTTCCATACGTGCCCCTCCGATAAGTTATAGCAAATGTGTACTGCCATCGCATTAATAATGAAAGTTCGCCTTGTGCCACACAGAGTAAGGCAGGGTTTTCTTTGGGTTTCACTTTCGTCTATCGGTTCAGCCTGACAACAGAACCGCGGTACGTTCCCATAAAACCCTCTTACACCAGACTTTTGCATGTGGCATTTAGGACAGAGTGCCTGTAAGTCGTCCATACCTTCGTCGCCTAATGTGTCATAGTGTAAATGGTGGGTTTGGGTTGCTGTTCTATAGCACCCCCTCACACTCGCACTTATGATTGCATGTCTCTAATTTTTCTTTCCGTTTCGTCTCCCATTCTTTTGAACGCATATATTTCTGGTGATTTACCATTCAGATTTCTCTCATTTTGAGTTATCACAAAATTCACTTACATCAGTCTTCGGGATAAATCCAAATTTTGCAGGCTTTCTCCGCGAGTTCAGCCGTTCTCATTTTAATTGCATCTTCGTTCCATTGTTCTGTGCCAGCGAAACTTTGGTTCAAGTATAACGGACTAAAACGAAGTCCTTTTTCCGGCATATCCCGCTTCTTCTTAAAGGGGGAATTGCTATAATCTGAATTGTAACCGGTAAGAGTGAGGTTCCCAATCTTATGAACCCATACTTCATGGACGCGCTGAAAATCTTCCCCTAATTCCTGTTGCCATGCTTCAGTAAGTGTCCGTGGCATTACATGCTCAATCGTATAGTCGGTGATTAGGGCGGGTTCTTTGCGTTCAAAGTTCTCTAATTTGCGAAATAAGTAATTCCGCCTGGTGAAGTTATAAACATCTTTGGTGTTGAAGGCTTGTTTGAATTCAGAATCCGTAGGATAACGTCTGTAAGTTTGCATCTTCCGGAAAACATCATTCAAACTCTCAAGATATTTGTTTTTGTCGACATTATTTTCATTCATCAGTGTCGCAAATAGCTTGTTCAGGACATTCGTTGGTATACCACATACAGAACGTCGAAAGATGTAACTCTCTACGAGTCGAAAGATTTTGATGACATCCGCTTTTTCGATTCGTGCTTTAGCATAATCATCATAGACTTCAAGTAAGAATGGATAAGCTACCTCAGCACGCATTTCCACGAAATCTGATAAACACTCCCGTAGTTCAGGATCTTCTTCCTTAAGCAGTGTGATGTCAACAAAGTGTTTTGCATAGCGTGAAATCTCTTTGACAATTGCCTCCAGCTTTACTGAATTTCCGATTTCATAACTCGGATACTGGACTTTAAATGCTTCATAAACATTCTGCAGTTTAGGGATCTGCCTCATTTTTAGTGTCAGATAATCCCGCATGAAACGATCAAATCGCACAGTATA
The Candidatus Poribacteria bacterium genome window above contains:
- a CDS encoding transposase, with product MHLLLHLEGILSEFRFMFNSQNFALFQAFIYGFITHTGSGTLTQLYQASGSQTRYGSFPKFLSRGSWDPDALAAHLIKYLQAIFPQWVYVYDQTQALKTGRSQWGLHFFRNFSYHSRRV
- a CDS encoding DUF262 domain-containing protein, yielding MKANEISILKFLQEPKQFFVPIFQRRYSWEEKHCKQLWEDVIRVGQDDKIKHHFLGSIVYMEQELGMIGAIPRYLVIDGQQRLTTLSLLLSALSRAINGKDSNLGVTPKRLSNYYLFNEHEEGVLRYKQLLTQSDRKTLIHLLENRNLPLTNASPLLVESYEFFEKRIKEVDLETVYTGLQKLMIVSVALDRTVDNPQLIFESLNSTGISLSQADLVRNYVLMGQDLKFQKRLYEEYWFPMERLFGKKEYTVRFDRFMRDYLTLKMRQIPKLQNVYEAFKVQYPSYEIGNSVKLEAIVKEISRYAKHFVDITLLKEEDPELRECLSDFVEMRAEVAYPFLLEVYDDYAKARIEKADVIKIFRLVESYIFRRSVCGIPTNVLNKLFATLMNENNVDKNKYLESLNDVFRKMQTYRRYPTDSEFKQAFNTKDVYNFTRRNYLFRKLENFERKEPALITDYTIEHVMPRTLTEAWQQELGEDFQRVHEVWVHKIGNLTLTGYNSDYSNSPFKKKRDMPEKGLRFSPLYLNQSFAGTEQWNEDAIKMRTAELAEKACKIWIYPED